Proteins encoded in a region of the Candidatus Nanosynbacter sp. HMT-352 genome:
- a CDS encoding ABC transporter permease: MKKYWIGIFGQVRAQQKRFVRDKMALFFTFLFPLIFLLVFGSVFSNNSTSFDIAIINNSQTEFAKSFVKNAKENSKDSILKIKDVKDMNDAREKMKRSELNGIIELPSDFGAIKNNGNHPIPTGTVNVIYSKGSEQTGGALVAVMNQITNNINNQMGQPEAPLKAVGKAIGDEQLKSFDYIFTGLLTFSLISMGIFGLANQMPAEKKRGSYRRLRAAPFTSGQLIISTAIHYTIISLLSLIMMVVAGTLIFHFNMRGDWALFVAISVLSAFMMVGIGLLIAGWSKNEDQSSALSNLISFPMMFLSGTFIPLYLFPEWLRSVAQFVPITPITDGFRLIMTEHASFMEVLPQFGIIAAWTFAVYFLAIKLFRWE, from the coding sequence ATGAAAAAATATTGGATTGGAATATTCGGGCAAGTTCGCGCTCAGCAAAAGCGTTTCGTTCGAGATAAAATGGCGTTATTTTTTACCTTTCTTTTTCCACTGATTTTTCTATTAGTGTTCGGGTCAGTTTTTAGCAATAATTCTACCAGTTTTGATATTGCAATCATCAATAATTCACAGACGGAATTTGCTAAAAGTTTCGTTAAAAACGCCAAAGAAAATTCGAAGGATTCGATTCTCAAAATTAAGGACGTTAAAGATATGAATGACGCGCGCGAAAAAATGAAGCGGTCGGAGCTTAATGGTATTATTGAGCTTCCAAGTGATTTTGGTGCGATAAAAAATAATGGCAATCATCCTATTCCAACAGGCACTGTGAATGTTATTTACTCTAAGGGTTCTGAACAAACAGGCGGCGCGTTGGTAGCAGTGATGAATCAAATTACCAATAACATCAATAATCAGATGGGCCAACCTGAAGCTCCGCTTAAAGCTGTTGGTAAAGCGATTGGTGATGAGCAATTAAAATCGTTTGATTACATATTTACGGGGCTATTAACTTTCAGCTTGATAAGTATGGGTATTTTTGGCCTAGCTAATCAAATGCCGGCTGAAAAGAAGCGTGGCTCGTACCGACGCTTACGTGCAGCGCCGTTTACTTCTGGTCAGTTGATTATCTCTACAGCAATTCACTATACGATTATTTCCTTGCTTAGCTTGATCATGATGGTTGTTGCTGGCACTTTGATATTTCACTTTAATATGCGAGGCGATTGGGCACTGTTTGTGGCTATATCTGTATTATCAGCATTCATGATGGTGGGAATAGGGCTATTGATTGCTGGCTGGTCGAAAAACGAAGATCAGTCTTCCGCATTAAGCAATTTGATTTCTTTTCCAATGATGTTTCTGTCTGGCACATTTATCCCACTTTATCTATTTCCAGAATGGTTGCGAAGCGTTGCTCAATTTGTTCCCATAACTCCAATCACGGATGGTTTTCGGCTAATTATGACTGAGCACGCAAGTTTTATGGAAGTCTTACCACAATTTGGAATTATCGCGGCTTGGACTTTTGCTGTCTATTTCTTAGCCATTAAGCTATTTAGGTGGGAATAA
- a CDS encoding DsbA family protein, which translates to MNRQKSSGIALIWVLSGIVIVGIVALFIYGIVNRPPNRHIGDNKPWNEKMSQGSADAKNVFIDYTDYFCSFCSEVEAATSTEFFKNDYIKSGKVRYEHRVVTLLKEMTNNTETGAHAAFCAADQDKYWQYTHDIVPRIKSDYFDKGIGVKNVAVPKKIPALPLEYFLTSAKNVGMNESQFSDCMTKKPHQKEIDSNTQKALSLGVNGLPYMVINDYQTSGFIGGENGLRSILKAGGIE; encoded by the coding sequence ATGAATCGACAAAAATCATCAGGTATAGCACTTATTTGGGTTCTTTCGGGAATTGTAATCGTGGGAATTGTAGCTTTGTTTATTTATGGAATTGTTAATCGCCCGCCGAATCGTCACATTGGCGATAATAAACCGTGGAATGAAAAAATGTCACAAGGATCCGCTGACGCGAAAAACGTATTCATTGATTATACTGACTATTTTTGTTCATTTTGCTCCGAGGTCGAAGCCGCAACCAGCACAGAATTCTTCAAAAATGACTATATTAAATCCGGAAAAGTTCGTTATGAGCATCGCGTAGTAACACTATTAAAAGAGATGACCAACAATACCGAAACTGGTGCTCACGCTGCGTTTTGTGCTGCCGATCAGGATAAATATTGGCAGTACACCCACGATATCGTCCCGCGCATTAAGAGCGACTATTTCGATAAAGGAATCGGCGTAAAAAACGTTGCTGTGCCGAAAAAAATCCCTGCTCTTCCACTGGAATATTTCCTAACTTCCGCTAAAAATGTCGGCATGAATGAATCGCAATTTTCCGATTGTATGACCAAAAAACCGCACCAAAAAGAAATTGATAGCAACACGCAAAAAGCCTTGTCACTTGGCGTGAATGGCTTGCCATATATGGTTATTAACGACTATCAAACCAGCGGATTCATCGGTGGAGAAAACGGATTAAGAAGCATTCTTAAGGCTGGCGGCATAGAATAA
- a CDS encoding polysaccharide deacetylase family protein produces the protein MRIQRKKAKPKSKKLFIIIPFLILLFLAGLFGIYFLNQSHSRQTTAPSDEKYYFADSKYSGIRSKFVTRDNKREKVSIEYPITENEKINRLISESIDKIDRDFQNTVLLATVFDKPMTETISYQVTYNTSEALSIVVNIKQDMNGAHPASVTQFWTFDKKSGEVVSLTDFTEQSDEAAEAIISAAKNSISQTIKQRQQPEIDLNEIINKEALSNFIITNDGNALAWPLGQASLLPSSYGELTITVPISSVSKYLQNPTARKFANIPKPAEKPKPAPAAPTPIVANKTIALTFDDGPGPYTEKLLDILDKYDAKATFFLIGSKVSARANTLRRMQSRGHQLGNHSWSHPELNKISTEQLSSEIDQTNNAIKQAVGIKPNIIRPPYGAFNRTVLEQFRQRGMSSILWSVDTRDWADRNSEIVCSRAVAGAHNGAVILMHDIHQTSVNAVPCILDSLKQQGYSFVTVQNLIGNMTPGSVYP, from the coding sequence ATGCGCATTCAGAGAAAAAAAGCAAAACCAAAATCGAAAAAGCTATTTATTATCATACCGTTTTTGATATTGCTATTTTTGGCAGGGCTATTTGGGATATATTTCCTCAATCAATCACACTCGCGACAAACGACTGCGCCATCTGACGAAAAGTATTATTTTGCTGATTCGAAATATTCTGGCATTCGCTCAAAGTTCGTCACCAGAGATAACAAACGGGAAAAAGTTTCAATTGAATATCCGATCACGGAAAACGAAAAGATTAATCGCTTAATTAGCGAGTCGATTGATAAAATTGATCGCGATTTTCAAAATACGGTTTTACTGGCGACAGTATTTGACAAGCCAATGACCGAAACGATTAGCTATCAAGTCACATACAACACTTCAGAAGCACTGTCGATTGTCGTCAATATTAAGCAGGATATGAACGGCGCACATCCAGCATCAGTGACGCAATTTTGGACTTTCGACAAAAAATCTGGCGAAGTCGTCAGCTTGACTGATTTTACTGAACAATCTGATGAAGCCGCCGAAGCAATCATATCCGCTGCCAAAAATAGCATTTCTCAGACCATCAAACAGCGCCAACAGCCAGAAATTGACCTGAACGAAATCATAAATAAAGAAGCTTTGTCTAACTTTATCATCACCAACGACGGCAATGCACTGGCTTGGCCGCTTGGTCAGGCGTCGCTACTACCATCATCTTACGGCGAATTGACAATTACCGTGCCAATTTCCTCCGTCTCTAAATATCTACAAAACCCAACGGCGAGAAAATTCGCTAACATCCCCAAACCTGCAGAAAAACCAAAACCAGCACCTGCAGCTCCAACACCTATCGTCGCAAATAAAACAATTGCTCTAACTTTTGACGACGGACCTGGACCATACACTGAAAAATTATTGGACATATTAGATAAGTACGACGCCAAGGCGACATTTTTCCTAATTGGAAGCAAAGTTTCAGCACGCGCCAACACGTTACGTCGTATGCAGTCGCGCGGGCATCAATTAGGCAACCACTCTTGGTCGCATCCAGAGTTAAATAAGATTTCAACAGAGCAACTATCTAGCGAAATTGACCAAACAAATAATGCCATAAAACAAGCAGTCGGCATCAAGCCAAATATCATACGTCCGCCATATGGCGCGTTTAATCGGACAGTTTTGGAGCAGTTCCGTCAACGTGGAATGTCGTCTATTCTATGGTCTGTCGATACACGCGACTGGGCTGATCGTAATAGTGAGATAGTCTGTTCAAGGGCTGTCGCTGGCGCTCACAACGGAGCTGTGATTTTAATGCACGATATTCATCAGACATCCGTAAATGCCGTTCCTTGCATTCTTGACTCACTCAAACAACAAGGCTATTCATTCGTAACGGTACAAAATTTAATCGGCAATATGACACCGGGCTCCGTTTATCCGTAA
- a CDS encoding DUF167 domain-containing protein codes for MKISVHIKPNSRHREEVVKNDNDTLTVYVKAPAIEGRANAAAIKLLAKHFKVALSKVKLVRGATSKYKIFEID; via the coding sequence ATGAAAATCTCCGTACACATTAAACCAAACTCTCGCCATCGTGAGGAAGTTGTGAAAAATGACAATGACACATTGACGGTTTATGTCAAAGCTCCAGCAATTGAAGGTCGAGCCAACGCGGCGGCTATTAAATTATTGGCAAAACATTTTAAGGTTGCGTTGTCTAAAGTTAAATTAGTGCGCGGTGCAACTTCAAAGTATAAGATATTTGAGATTGATTAA
- a CDS encoding ABC transporter ATP-binding protein, producing the protein MELEPIIKVDKLVKTYDGDNVVDGVSFEVKKGEIFGILGPNGAGKTTTLEMLEALRPIDGGVATIDGIDVAKKPKDIKNIIGIQLQSTAFYDKLTLREQLKMFGSLYGRTVDTEALLAKVQLTEKAKNYVEQLSGGQKQRFAIASTLVNNPKVLFLDEPTTGLDPQARRNLWDLIKEIRDEGITILLTTHYMDEAELLCDRLAIMDSGKIITIDTPHNLIQQLLARGFKKEQVVEQANLEDVFIDLTGKAIRD; encoded by the coding sequence GTGGAACTTGAGCCAATTATAAAAGTCGATAAACTCGTTAAAACTTATGATGGAGATAACGTGGTCGACGGCGTGTCGTTTGAAGTTAAAAAGGGCGAGATATTTGGGATTCTTGGTCCTAACGGCGCGGGCAAAACAACAACGTTGGAAATGCTGGAAGCGCTCAGACCAATTGATGGCGGCGTGGCTACAATTGACGGCATAGATGTCGCTAAGAAACCTAAGGATATTAAGAATATAATTGGTATTCAGCTTCAGTCGACGGCTTTTTATGATAAACTGACTTTGCGTGAACAATTGAAAATGTTTGGTAGTTTATATGGTCGAACAGTTGATACTGAGGCGCTGCTTGCTAAGGTTCAGTTGACAGAAAAGGCTAAGAATTACGTCGAGCAGCTTTCTGGTGGTCAAAAACAGCGTTTTGCGATTGCTTCGACATTGGTTAATAATCCAAAAGTGTTGTTTCTGGACGAGCCGACCACGGGGCTTGATCCGCAGGCGCGTAGAAATTTATGGGACTTGATTAAGGAAATTCGCGACGAGGGAATTACGATTCTCTTGACGACGCATTATATGGACGAGGCGGAATTATTGTGTGATCGTCTGGCAATTATGGATAGCGGTAAGATTATCACAATTGATACGCCGCATAATCTCATCCAGCAATTATTGGCGCGCGGTTTTAAGAAGGAACAAGTTGTCGAGCAGGCCAACTTGGAAGACGTGTTTATTGATTTAACAGGAAAGGCAATTCGGGATTAA